A genomic segment from Nitratiruptor sp. YY08-10 encodes:
- a CDS encoding response regulator transcription factor, protein MICESLLKGVKALYIEDEETIRNLMKEILTGTFQRFDTASNLNEAKKLLEEHRYDLVISDIELGEKRDGLDFVQKLKEKYEQIIVIMLTAYSEKERLLKAIEAGVNKYLIKPVDPEELKKNICELLEKKYSKKVYDLGQGFRYIASEAKIVHKNNVSKLTKKEKKLLDLLLDHAGQIVPTQTIEEAIWEDEECSNNALRTLVKRVRQKTYKELIKNYSGLGYSLLLDKT, encoded by the coding sequence ATGATTTGTGAATCGTTATTAAAAGGAGTAAAAGCTCTTTACATCGAGGATGAAGAGACGATTAGAAATCTTATGAAAGAGATATTGACAGGGACATTCCAAAGATTTGATACTGCATCCAATCTTAATGAAGCGAAAAAGCTTCTTGAAGAACATAGATATGATCTGGTTATTAGCGATATTGAACTTGGTGAAAAAAGAGACGGACTCGATTTTGTTCAAAAACTTAAAGAAAAGTATGAACAGATAATTGTCATTATGCTGACAGCATATAGTGAAAAAGAGAGACTTTTAAAAGCGATAGAGGCCGGAGTGAATAAATATTTAATCAAACCGGTTGATCCAGAAGAGCTAAAGAAAAACATTTGCGAACTCCTCGAAAAAAAGTATTCAAAAAAAGTATATGATCTTGGCCAAGGTTTTCGTTACATCGCATCAGAAGCGAAAATAGTACATAAAAATAATGTAAGCAAATTAACAAAGAAAGAGAAAAAACTGTTAGATCTTTTACTCGATCATGCTGGACAGATCGTCCCTACCCAGACAATCGAAGAAGCCATCTGGGAAGATGAAGAGTGTTCGAATAATGCTTTAAGAACCCTTGTTAAAAGAGTTCGACAAAAAACCTATAAAGAGTTGATCAAAAACTATTCGGGGTTGGGATACAGTTTATTATTAGACAAAACTTAA
- a CDS encoding PAS domain-containing sensor histidine kinase, whose product MKIVAVVQHPNNFEPFFRACGCEYIFVTAEEFQNLSALEADVIFLDTDPKLAHSFRNIHTVFIGKKDADQLYEAYRYGVRHFIAFEDLSDRLPKLLHYLKSEIAAKKEAQHKIFMLKQYQKAIDSSNILSKTDINGIITYVNEEFCKISGYAKEELIGSNHNIVRHPDVPKSKFKEFWDTILAKKIWKGTVKNLDKSGNTFYVNTTVIPILDQKGEIAEFVAIRYDVTESVKLQERLQKKERELELLNKELEKRVEEKTKELRILNATLEKRVEEEVEKNREKDRLMFQQARFASMGEMMANIAHQWRQPLMELGLLLYKMVYANENEKQACYEKGKKLLSQMSQTIHDFQNFFRPNKKKEPFDPNEAILQAVSILEGSIKKKEIRLDLDLGNNLSCYGYPNEFSQVILNILSNAIEAFDDRLRKEKKIEIRCRKINDIIEIVIQDNAGGIEAKYLDKIFEPYFTTKKSKKGTGLGLYMSKMIIEESMEGELFVQNQDGGARFVIHLKKE is encoded by the coding sequence ATGAAAATAGTCGCCGTTGTTCAACATCCAAACAATTTTGAACCCTTTTTCCGAGCATGTGGATGTGAATATATTTTTGTCACTGCCGAAGAGTTTCAAAATCTTTCTGCATTGGAAGCTGATGTGATCTTTTTGGACACGGATCCAAAGCTTGCCCACTCTTTTCGCAACATACACACTGTATTTATTGGGAAAAAAGATGCCGATCAGCTCTATGAAGCCTATCGATATGGTGTTCGACATTTTATAGCATTTGAAGATCTTTCGGACCGCCTTCCAAAACTGTTGCATTATCTCAAAAGCGAGATTGCAGCAAAAAAAGAGGCACAGCATAAGATTTTTATGCTCAAGCAGTACCAAAAAGCGATTGACAGCAGCAATATTCTTTCAAAGACAGATATCAACGGCATTATCACCTATGTGAATGAAGAGTTTTGCAAGATATCGGGTTATGCCAAAGAGGAGCTGATTGGATCAAATCACAATATTGTCCGACATCCAGATGTGCCGAAATCGAAATTCAAAGAGTTTTGGGATACGATTTTGGCGAAGAAAATTTGGAAAGGGACGGTAAAGAATCTGGATAAATCTGGAAATACGTTTTATGTCAATACAACAGTCATACCCATCTTGGACCAAAAAGGAGAGATCGCCGAATTCGTTGCAATCCGATACGATGTCACAGAGAGTGTCAAGCTGCAAGAGAGATTGCAAAAAAAAGAGCGGGAGCTGGAGCTGCTCAACAAAGAGTTGGAAAAAAGGGTGGAAGAGAAGACAAAAGAGTTGCGAATTCTCAATGCAACACTGGAAAAGAGAGTTGAAGAGGAGGTGGAAAAAAATAGGGAAAAAGATCGTTTGATGTTTCAACAGGCCCGTTTTGCATCCATGGGAGAGATGATGGCAAATATCGCCCACCAATGGAGACAGCCGTTGATGGAATTGGGCCTACTTTTATATAAAATGGTTTATGCAAACGAAAACGAGAAACAAGCGTGTTACGAAAAAGGGAAAAAACTCCTATCGCAAATGTCTCAGACTATTCATGATTTTCAAAACTTTTTCAGACCAAACAAGAAAAAAGAGCCTTTTGATCCAAATGAAGCGATTTTGCAGGCAGTTTCTATTTTAGAAGGTTCTATAAAGAAAAAAGAAATTCGGCTCGATCTTGATTTGGGAAACAATCTTTCATGCTATGGATATCCCAATGAGTTTTCCCAAGTGATTTTAAATATTTTGTCCAATGCGATAGAAGCTTTCGATGATCGATTACGAAAAGAGAAAAAGATTGAAATAAGGTGCCGAAAAATCAACGATATTATCGAAATTGTAATACAAGACAATGCCGGTGGCATTGAAGCGAAATATTTGGATAAAATATTCGAACCCTATTTCACAACCAAAAAGAGCAAAAAAGGTACAGGTCTAGGACTCTATATGTCCAAAATGATCATAGAAGAGAGTATGGAAGGGGAGCTTTTTGTGCAAAACCAAGATGGTGGTGCACGCTTTGTGATCCATTTGAAAAAGGAATAA